A portion of the Bacteroides faecium genome contains these proteins:
- a CDS encoding NigD1/NigD2 family lipoprotein: protein MRKRKLHRVWLLGLLFLMTACGDDDYYYPSVQLEFVTVVAGEDGSIQTLIPDKGASLPVLEDRTGAAISPNTSRRVMSNYEVLTDGVRIYSLQSLITPDPKPEDDPVYKDGIKTDPVEMVSIWLGRNYLNMILNLKVSTGKGHVFGIVEDTSELETKGIVNMLLYHDANSDAEYYNRRAYISVPLEKYVNAEKPDRVIKIKFKYYKYGEDGTGEVSDKYCDPGFDYIPELN, encoded by the coding sequence ATGAGAAAAAGAAAGTTACATAGAGTCTGGTTGTTAGGATTACTTTTCCTGATGACTGCTTGTGGAGATGACGACTATTATTATCCTTCGGTGCAACTGGAATTTGTTACAGTAGTAGCCGGCGAAGATGGTAGCATACAGACGCTTATCCCTGATAAGGGGGCGTCGTTGCCTGTATTGGAAGACCGTACAGGGGCTGCTATTTCTCCGAATACTTCCAGACGTGTAATGAGTAATTATGAAGTGTTGACGGATGGTGTCCGTATTTATTCTTTGCAGTCGCTTATAACGCCGGATCCCAAGCCGGAAGATGATCCGGTTTATAAAGACGGTATAAAGACTGATCCTGTTGAGATGGTCAGTATCTGGCTAGGACGAAATTATCTGAATATGATTCTGAATCTGAAGGTCAGCACGGGCAAGGGACATGTTTTCGGTATTGTGGAAGATACGTCTGAACTGGAAACAAAAGGCATTGTAAATATGTTATTATATCATGATGCGAACAGTGATGCGGAGTATTACAATCGACGCGCTTATATCTCTGTTCCTTTGGAGAAATATGTAAATGCAGAGAAACCTGACCGAGTAATAAAGATTAAATTTAAATATTACAAATACGGTGAGGACGGAACTGGTGAAGTATCAGATAAGTATTGTGATCCCGGATTTGATTATATCCCGGAACTGAATTGA
- a CDS encoding acetylornithine carbamoyltransferase, with protein MKKFTCVQDIGDLKSAIEESFVIKKDRFKYVELGRNKTLMMIFFNSSLRTRLSTQKAALNLGMNVMVLDINQGAWKLETERGVIMDGDKPEHLLEAIPVMGCYCDIIGVRSFARFENRDFDYQETILNQFIQYSGRPVFSMEAATRHPLQSFADLITIEEYKKTARPKVVMTWAPHPRPLPQAVPNSFAEWMNATDYDFVITHPEGYELAPEFVGNAKVEYDQMKAFEGADFVYAKNWAAYAGDNYGQILSKDREWTVSDRQMAVTNNAYFMHCLPVRRNMIVTDEVIESPQSIVIPEAANREISATVVLKRLLEGLE; from the coding sequence ATGAAGAAATTTACTTGTGTACAGGACATTGGCGATTTAAAATCAGCCATCGAAGAATCGTTCGTTATTAAAAAAGATCGTTTCAAATATGTAGAATTGGGTAGGAATAAGACATTGATGATGATCTTCTTCAACTCCAGTCTGCGTACCCGCCTCAGCACACAGAAAGCGGCGCTGAATCTGGGAATGAACGTTATGGTGTTGGATATCAACCAAGGAGCCTGGAAATTGGAAACTGAACGGGGCGTTATCATGGATGGTGATAAGCCGGAACATTTATTAGAAGCTATCCCTGTGATGGGATGCTATTGCGATATCATCGGAGTACGTTCTTTTGCCCGTTTTGAGAATCGTGATTTTGACTATCAGGAAACTATTCTGAATCAATTTATCCAATATTCCGGACGTCCGGTATTCTCCATGGAAGCGGCAACACGCCATCCGTTACAGAGTTTTGCTGACTTAATTACAATTGAAGAATATAAGAAAACGGCACGCCCCAAAGTGGTTATGACCTGGGCTCCGCATCCGCGTCCATTGCCGCAGGCTGTCCCCAATTCTTTTGCGGAGTGGATGAACGCCACCGATTATGATTTTGTCATCACTCACCCGGAAGGATACGAACTGGCTCCTGAATTTGTAGGAAATGCTAAAGTAGAGTATGACCAAATGAAGGCCTTTGAAGGAGCCGACTTTGTATATGCCAAAAACTGGGCTGCCTATGCAGGCGACAATTACGGACAGATATTGAGCAAAGACCGTGAATGGACAGTAAGCGACCGTCAAATGGCCGTAACCAACAATGCTTATTTCATGCACTGCCTTCCGGTTCGTAGAAATATGATCGTTACGGATGAGGTCATTGAAAGCCCGCAATCAATCGTCATCCCGGAAGCTGCAAACCGTGAAATCTCGGCTACAGTGGTTCTAAAAAGATTACTAGAAGGACTGGAATAA
- a CDS encoding glutamate-5-semialdehyde dehydrogenase, with product MTTDLNETFAAVKAASRELALLSDDTINQILNAVADATVAETSFILAENEKDLARMDKNDPKYDRLKLTEERLKGIAADTCNVATLPSPLGKVLKETVRPNGMRLTKISVPFGVIGIIYEARPNVSFDVFSLCLKSGNACILKGGSDADCSNRAIISVIHEVLKRFNVNPHIVELLPADREATTALLNAVGYVDLIIPRGSSGLINFVRENARIPVIETGAGICHTYFDEFGDVNKGADIIHNAKTRRVSVCNALDCTIVHEKRLAELPVLCQKLKDSNVIIYADLQAYQALEGHYPAELLQPATEESFGTEFLDYKMAVKTVKSFEDALGHIQENSSKHSECIVTENKERATLFIKIVDAACVYTNVSTAFTDGAQFGLGAEIGISTQKLHARGPMGLEEITSYKWIIEGDGQTRRN from the coding sequence ATGACTACAGATTTAAACGAAACTTTTGCTGCCGTAAAGGCAGCAAGTCGGGAATTAGCCTTGCTGAGCGATGATACCATCAATCAGATTTTAAACGCAGTGGCTGACGCGACAGTTGCAGAAACGTCTTTCATTCTTGCTGAGAATGAAAAAGACCTCGCACGAATGGACAAAAATGATCCAAAGTACGATCGGTTGAAATTAACGGAAGAACGTTTGAAGGGTATTGCAGCGGATACATGTAATGTAGCTACCCTGCCTTCTCCTTTGGGTAAAGTACTGAAAGAAACGGTTCGTCCCAATGGGATGAGACTGACGAAGATCAGTGTTCCTTTTGGGGTGATAGGAATTATCTATGAAGCACGTCCTAATGTAAGTTTCGATGTATTCTCTCTGTGCTTGAAGAGCGGGAACGCTTGCATATTGAAAGGTGGAAGTGACGCAGACTGTTCCAACCGCGCTATTATCAGTGTGATTCACGAAGTTTTGAAAAGATTCAATGTCAATCCACATATTGTAGAGCTGCTTCCGGCTGACAGAGAAGCTACGACGGCATTACTAAATGCTGTAGGCTATGTCGATTTGATTATTCCCAGGGGAAGTAGCGGGCTTATCAATTTTGTACGCGAAAATGCCAGGATTCCCGTTATTGAGACGGGCGCTGGTATTTGCCATACTTACTTTGACGAGTTTGGAGATGTAAATAAGGGGGCAGATATTATCCATAATGCCAAAACTCGCAGAGTGAGTGTATGTAATGCGTTGGACTGTACTATCGTGCATGAGAAAAGACTGGCCGAACTACCCGTGCTTTGCCAGAAGTTGAAAGATAGTAATGTGATTATTTATGCTGACCTGCAAGCTTATCAGGCATTGGAAGGACATTATCCTGCCGAACTTCTACAACCTGCAACGGAAGAAAGTTTCGGTACGGAGTTCTTAGACTATAAAATGGCAGTCAAGACTGTGAAGAGCTTTGAAGATGCTTTGGGACATATTCAGGAAAACAGTTCGAAGCATAGTGAATGCATCGTCACGGAAAACAAGGAGCGTGCGACATTGTTTATAAAGATAGTAGATGCTGCTTGTGTATATACCAATGTATCTACCGCTTTCACCGACGGAGCACAATTCGGTTTGGGAGCCGAAATAGGCATCAGCACGCAAAAACTGCATGCACGGGGTCCGATGGGACTGGAAGAAATCACTTCTTACAAATGGATTATTGAAGGAGATGGGCAGACTAGAAGAAATTAA
- a CDS encoding 1-acyl-sn-glycerol-3-phosphate acyltransferase — MDLTEFNDIRPYNDEELPQIFEELIADPAFQKAATGAIPNVPFELLAQKMRACKTKLDFQEAFCYGILWKIAADHTAGLTLDHTAIPDKSKAYTYISNHRDIILDSGFLSILLIDQGMDTVEIAIGDNLLIYPWIKKLVRVNKSFIVQRALTMRQMLESSARMSRYMHYTISQKNQSIWVAQREGRAKDSNDRTQDSVLKMLAMGGEGDLVERLMEMNIAPLAISYEYDPCDFLKAQEFQLKRDVEGYKKTTQDDLINMQTGLFGYKGKVHFQVAPCLNDELQHLDPSLPKPELFARISSYLDRRIHRNYRIYPGNYVAYDLLNGTTKFASNYTEEEKQQFINYIEQQLGKIKIPNKDEEFLREKLLLMYSNPLVNHLAACQ, encoded by the coding sequence ATGGATCTGACAGAGTTTAATGATATTCGCCCTTATAATGATGAGGAGCTTCCTCAAATATTTGAGGAACTGATTGCCGATCCGGCTTTTCAGAAAGCCGCCACAGGAGCTATACCGAACGTCCCATTCGAACTTCTGGCGCAGAAAATGCGTGCTTGTAAGACTAAACTGGATTTCCAGGAAGCATTCTGCTATGGCATTTTGTGGAAGATTGCGGCCGACCATACAGCCGGATTGACCTTGGACCATACCGCTATACCGGATAAAAGCAAAGCCTATACTTATATATCGAATCATAGGGATATTATCCTTGATTCGGGATTCCTTTCCATTTTGCTGATCGACCAGGGAATGGATACCGTAGAAATAGCGATTGGAGATAATCTGTTGATTTACCCCTGGATCAAGAAATTGGTTCGTGTCAATAAATCCTTTATTGTGCAGCGGGCATTGACCATGCGCCAGATGCTTGAATCCTCGGCACGAATGTCACGCTATATGCATTACACCATTTCGCAGAAAAACCAGTCTATCTGGGTTGCGCAGCGTGAAGGGCGTGCGAAAGACTCCAATGACCGTACGCAAGACAGCGTCTTGAAGATGCTGGCAATGGGTGGTGAAGGTGATTTGGTAGAACGTCTGATGGAAATGAATATTGCTCCGCTTGCCATTTCATATGAATATGACCCTTGTGATTTTCTGAAAGCGCAGGAATTTCAATTGAAAAGAGACGTAGAAGGATATAAAAAGACTACGCAGGACGATTTGATTAATATGCAGACCGGTCTGTTCGGATATAAGGGTAAAGTTCATTTCCAGGTTGCCCCCTGTCTGAATGATGAGTTGCAACATTTGGATCCTTCATTACCGAAACCGGAACTGTTTGCCCGTATTTCTTCTTATCTCGACCGTAGAATCCATCGTAACTACCGTATTTATCCGGGCAATTATGTGGCTTACGATTTGCTGAACGGTACGACGAAGTTTGCGTCTAACTATACCGAAGAAGAGAAACAACAGTTTATAAACTATATTGAGCAACAATTAGGCAAGATAAAGATTCCGAATAAGGATGAGGAGTTTTTGCGTGAGAAGTTGTTATTGATGTATTCCAATCCGTTAGTAAATCATTTAGCTGCTTGCCAATGA
- a CDS encoding rhodanese-like domain-containing protein → MFKMNQLVVGIFLFLSSLFSCQQKGNFQSMNVEDFDTLIQNEDIQRLDVRTLAEYSEGHIAKTININVMDDSFAAMADSLLQKDRPVAVYCRSGKRSKKAAAILSAKGYKVFDLDKGFNSWQEAGKEIEK, encoded by the coding sequence ATGTTTAAAATGAATCAACTAGTCGTGGGAATATTTTTATTTCTTTCTTCCCTTTTCTCCTGTCAGCAGAAAGGGAATTTTCAGTCAATGAATGTAGAGGATTTCGATACTCTTATTCAGAATGAGGATATACAACGCCTGGATGTCCGTACATTGGCCGAATATTCGGAAGGGCATATAGCAAAAACTATTAATATCAATGTGATGGATGATTCTTTTGCTGCAATGGCAGACTCGTTATTGCAAAAAGACAGACCGGTAGCTGTATATTGCCGTAGTGGCAAACGAAGTAAGAAGGCTGCTGCCATCTTGAGTGCGAAAGGCTATAAAGTTTTTGATCTTGATAAGGGATTCAATTCCTGGCAGGAAGCAGGTAAAGAGATAGAGAAGTGA
- a CDS encoding D-alanine--D-alanine ligase, which yields MKRNIAIVAGGDTSEIVVSLRSAQGIYSFIDKEKYNLYIVEMEGRRWEVQLPDGKRIPVDRNDFSFTNGTEKVVFDFAYITIHGTPGEDGRLQGYFDMMRIPYSCCGVLAAAITYDKFTCNQYLKAFGVRIAESLLLRQGQSVSDEDVIEKIGLPCFIKPSLGGSSFGVTKVKTKEQIQPAIVKAFGEAEEVLVEAFMEGTELTCGCYKTKEKSVVFPPTEVVTHNEFFDYDAKYNGQVDEITPARISDEMTGRVQMLTSAIYDILGCSGIIRVDYIVTAGEKLNLLEVNTTPGMTATSFIPQQVRAAGLEIKDVMTDIIENKF from the coding sequence ATGAAACGCAACATTGCTATCGTAGCAGGGGGGGATACCTCTGAAATCGTAGTTTCCCTGCGTAGTGCACAGGGCATTTATTCCTTTATAGATAAGGAAAAGTATAATTTGTACATTGTGGAGATGGAAGGCCGTCGCTGGGAAGTACAATTGCCGGACGGAAAACGAATCCCGGTGGACAGAAATGATTTTAGTTTTACGAACGGAACGGAAAAGGTTGTGTTCGATTTTGCCTACATCACCATTCATGGCACACCGGGTGAGGATGGTCGCCTGCAAGGCTATTTTGACATGATGCGTATTCCGTATTCCTGCTGTGGGGTACTGGCTGCCGCCATTACCTATGACAAATTTACCTGCAACCAGTATCTGAAAGCTTTTGGGGTGCGCATTGCCGAATCACTGCTGCTACGTCAGGGACAATCGGTTTCTGACGAAGACGTGATTGAAAAAATAGGTTTGCCCTGCTTCATTAAGCCCAGTTTGGGTGGTTCGAGTTTCGGCGTTACGAAAGTAAAAACGAAAGAACAAATCCAACCGGCCATTGTTAAGGCTTTCGGAGAAGCGGAAGAAGTGCTTGTCGAAGCATTTATGGAAGGAACAGAGTTGACTTGCGGTTGCTACAAGACCAAAGAGAAATCGGTGGTATTCCCGCCTACGGAAGTGGTGACGCACAATGAGTTTTTTGATTACGATGCAAAATACAATGGTCAGGTAGATGAAATCACGCCTGCACGTATCTCGGACGAAATGACCGGACGTGTGCAGATGCTGACTTCGGCTATCTATGATATATTAGGTTGCTCCGGCATTATCCGCGTGGATTATATAGTGACTGCCGGTGAAAAGCTTAACCTTCTCGAAGTGAATACAACTCCGGGAATGACTGCTACCAGCTTTATTCCCCAGCAAGTGCGTGCTGCCGGACTGGAGATAAAGGATGTGATGACCGATATTATTGAAAACAAATTTTAA